The genomic region CCGATGTCGACTGCGCCACCGGCGAGGCGCCCTGCCTGACCCCGTCCGACGACAGCGGCTTCTCGATCGACGAGGCCGAGGTCACCTACTGGGGTCTGTGCCCCGACTGTTCCACCGCAGGCAAGTCCTGATCCCCTCTGATCCGCGAAAGTCACGGAAGGAACCCGATGTCCGAGAACCACGACGCCGTCGTCCACGACGCGGAGGCGGGCAGCGAGTCTCGCTGCCCGGTCGCACACGGACGCGCCCCCCACCCGACCCAGGGCGGGGGCAACCGCGGCTGGTGGCCGAACCAGCTCAACCTGAGGATCCTCGCCAAGAACCCGACCGTGGCCAACCCCCTTGGTGGCGAGTTCGACTACGCCGAGGCCTTCAAGACCCTCGACCTCCCCGCCGTGAAGCAGGACATCGCGGAGGTCCTGACGACCTCGCAGGACTGGTGGCCGGCCGACTTCGGCCACTACGGCCCGTTCATGATCCGGATGGCGTGGCACAGCGCGGGCACCTACCGCATCAGCGACGGGCGCGGCGGCGCCGGTGCCGGGCAGCAGCGCTTCGCGCCGCTCAACAGCTGGCCGGACAACGGCAACCTCGACAAGGCGCGCCGTCTGCTGTGGCCGGTCAAGAAGAAGTACGGGCAGAGCCTCTCGTGGGCCGACCTCATGATCCTCGCCGGCAACGTCGCCCTGGAGTCGATGGGCTTCAAGACCTTCGGCTTCGCCGGTGGCCGCCCGGACGTCTGGGAGGCGGACGAGGACGTCTACTGGGGCCCGGAGACCACCTGGCTCGGTGACGAGCGCTACACCGGCGACCGGGAGCTGGAGAACCCGCTCGCCGCCGTCCAGATGGGCCTGATCTACGTCAACCCGGAGGGCCCGAACGGCAACCCGGACCCGATCGCCTCCGCGCGGGACATCCGTGAGACGTTCCGCCGCATGGGGATGAACGACGAGGAGACCGTCGCGCTGATCGCCGGCGGCCACACCTTCGGCAAGACCCACGGCGCGGGTCCCACCGACAACGTCGGCCCCGAGCCGGAGGGCGCCCCGATCGAGGAGCAGGGCCTGGGCTGGCGGAACAGCTTCGGCACCGGCAAGGGCGCGGACACCATCACCAGCGGGCTCGAGGTCACCTGGACCACGACGCCGACGCGGTGGAGCAACAACTTCTTCTGGAACCTGTTCGGGTACGAGTGGGAGCTGACGAAGAGCCCGGCCGGCGCGCACCAGTGGAAGCCGAAGGGCGGCATGGGTGAGGGCACCGTGCCGCACGCCCACGACTCGTCGAAGCGGATCGCGCCGTCCATGCTGACGACCGACCTGGCGCTGCGGTTCGACCCGGTCTACGAGCAGATCTCGCGGCGCTTCTTCGAGAACCCGGACGAGTTCGCGGACGCCTTCGCCCGGGCGTGGTTCAAGCTGACCCACCGCGACATGGGCCCGATCCAGCGCTACCTCGGCCCGGAGGTCCCCGCCGAGACGCTGGTCTGGCAGGACCCCGTCCCGGCGGTGGACCACGAGCTGGTCGACGCCGAGGACGTCGCCGCCCTCAGGGCGCAGATCCTCGCCTCCGGGCTCTCCGTGTCCGACCTCGTCTCCACCGCGTGGGCGTCGGCCTCGACGTTCCGGGGCGGCGACAAGCGCGGCGGCGCCAACGGCGCGCGCATTCGCCTCGAGCCGCAGAACAGCTGGGAGGTCAACAACCCCGACGAGCTGGCGCGGGTGCTGCACACCCTGGAGGGGATCCAGGAGGCGTTCAACGCCGCCCAGACCGGCGGCAAGAAGATCTCGATCGCCGACCTGATCGTGCTCGCCGGTGGTGTCGGCGTCGAGCAGGCCGCCCGGAACGCCGGCCTCGCCATCGAGGTTCCCTTCACGCCGGGGCGTACGGACGCCACGCAGGAGCAGACCGACGTGGAGTCCTTCGCCGCGATGGAGCCCACCGTCGACGGGTTCCGCAACCACCTCGGCAAGGGCCACCGCCTGCCGGCCGAGTTCCTCCTGGTCGACAAGGCGAACCTGCTGACCCTGAGCGCGCCCGAGATGACGGTCCTCGTCGGGGGTCTGCGCGTCCTGGGTGCGAACTACCAGCAGTCGTCGCTGGGCGTGCTCACC from Micromonospora sp. WMMD812 harbors:
- the katG gene encoding catalase/peroxidase HPI; translation: MSENHDAVVHDAEAGSESRCPVAHGRAPHPTQGGGNRGWWPNQLNLRILAKNPTVANPLGGEFDYAEAFKTLDLPAVKQDIAEVLTTSQDWWPADFGHYGPFMIRMAWHSAGTYRISDGRGGAGAGQQRFAPLNSWPDNGNLDKARRLLWPVKKKYGQSLSWADLMILAGNVALESMGFKTFGFAGGRPDVWEADEDVYWGPETTWLGDERYTGDRELENPLAAVQMGLIYVNPEGPNGNPDPIASARDIRETFRRMGMNDEETVALIAGGHTFGKTHGAGPTDNVGPEPEGAPIEEQGLGWRNSFGTGKGADTITSGLEVTWTTTPTRWSNNFFWNLFGYEWELTKSPAGAHQWKPKGGMGEGTVPHAHDSSKRIAPSMLTTDLALRFDPVYEQISRRFFENPDEFADAFARAWFKLTHRDMGPIQRYLGPEVPAETLVWQDPVPAVDHELVDAEDVAALRAQILASGLSVSDLVSTAWASASTFRGGDKRGGANGARIRLEPQNSWEVNNPDELARVLHTLEGIQEAFNAAQTGGKKISIADLIVLAGGVGVEQAARNAGLAIEVPFTPGRTDATQEQTDVESFAAMEPTVDGFRNHLGKGHRLPAEFLLVDKANLLTLSAPEMTVLVGGLRVLGANYQQSSLGVLTATPGSLTNDFFVNLLDLGTVWKATSEDANTFEARDLATGEVKWTGSRADLVFGSHSELRALAEVYASDDAREKFAQDFVAAWVKVMNLDRFDLV